Genomic DNA from Desulfonema ishimotonii:
CTGGCTGCTGACGCCGCAGGGTGGGCACGTCTTTCTGTGCCCACCGGTTTCCTGAATCCCGGTGGGCACGGTAAGGCGTTGTGCCCACCCTACTGCTGCCTGGCTTTCAGTCAGACTTTTGAAAAATATTTTTTTATACAACAATTATCAGAAATTCCGATTCTGACTTTTGTGCAAAAAACGGGACACACCCGAAATATGACGGTTTTCAATGTCTGCAAACAATCCGCTGCGGAAATCAGATAATGTGCATACAACAGAATAAGGAAATCAAAAGGAAATCAAATGGCCGTAGGAAGTCACCGGGACGCTTTCAATGCGCACCAGCTGGTCAGAAAGCTGGCAAAAGACAAGACAGATCCGGCCCTTGCCCGTCTGGCTGCGGATATTTTACTCCGCTTTGTCGAAAATCACCGTCAGGTCCGTTCGGAGTATGTGATTGACCATTTGCCGACCGACCACACCCGTTACGAGGAAGATCCTCTGGACAGCGCCCTGTGCGCGGTCGGGGCACTCTGCGGGCAATGTGCGGAAGATCATCACGACGCCTGCTTTATCAACCAGGTGCGCCGGATTCTCATTGCGGCCAAAACCCGCGTGGATCCGGGGTCCGCCTTTGACGGCCGCAAAACGCTGGAGATGCTCCTGAACGAGGCCAGATGGCTGGCGGAGCGGCTGGCCTCAGCCCCGGACGGTGATAAAAGTGCGACCGTCTGCCCCTTGCCGCAGGATCAGGACGAGGAGGATTACGCCACGCTGAAGGAAAAATACGAGCAGCTCAGAGAAAAAGATATCTTTCGCGGCACCCTGATCAGCGAGATCGTCAAGACCATCCGCTCTGTCTCCGAAGGCAATTTCGAGGCGGAAATGCCGGTCCACGATGACCCGCAGCTCGGCCAGCTGGCCACGGCCTTCAACCTGATGCTCAGAACCGTAAAGGATGCCATGAGCCACCTGGATCTGCTGGTCGCAGACCGGACCGGCGACCTTCATATGCTCAACACGGAGTTGCAGGAATCCCTTGAGGAGACCGAGGCGATCAACCGGAAAATCATGGACAGCATCAGCTACGCCCGGATTATCCAGACCTCCCTTCTGGCGGATTCGGACCGGGTCAGCGCCTATCTGCCCGACAGCTTCTTTTTGTGGATGCCCAGGGACATGGTGGGCGGCGACATTTTCTACACGGATTCCTTCGGGGATCAGTTTGTCGTTGCGGTCGTGGATTGCACGGGCCACGGGGTTCCGGGCGCATTTATGACCATGATTGCGGCCTCCGGGCTGAGGCGGATCGTCCGGGACGACGGGTGCCATGATCCGGGGGAAATCCTGAAGCGCCTTAATTTCATTGTGAAAACATCGCTTCATCAGGATACGGACCACGCCCTTTCAGATGACGGACTGGATGCGGGTATCTGCTTTGCGGATAAGGGAAGTGGCGAACTCCGTTTTGCCGGTGCGAGAATTTCCCTGTTCCACACCTGCGATGGCCAGATCGGGGAAATCAGAGGAAACCGCCACAGCATCGGCTACCGGCGATCTGATCTCAGTTACACCTTCACCGGTCACACCCTGCCGCTCCGGGAGAACATGACCTTTTATA
This window encodes:
- a CDS encoding SpoIIE family protein phosphatase; this encodes MAVGSHRDAFNAHQLVRKLAKDKTDPALARLAADILLRFVENHRQVRSEYVIDHLPTDHTRYEEDPLDSALCAVGALCGQCAEDHHDACFINQVRRILIAAKTRVDPGSAFDGRKTLEMLLNEARWLAERLASAPDGDKSATVCPLPQDQDEEDYATLKEKYEQLREKDIFRGTLISEIVKTIRSVSEGNFEAEMPVHDDPQLGQLATAFNLMLRTVKDAMSHLDLLVADRTGDLHMLNTELQESLEETEAINRKIMDSISYARIIQTSLLADSDRVSAYLPDSFFLWMPRDMVGGDIFYTDSFGDQFVVAVVDCTGHGVPGAFMTMIAASGLRRIVRDDGCHDPGEILKRLNFIVKTSLHQDTDHALSDDGLDAGICFADKGSGELRFAGARISLFHTCDGQIGEIRGNRHSIGYRRSDLSYTFTGHTLPLRENMTFYMATDGFTDQLGGKKELRFGKKRLRKLMALNWNQPVEKQRDIFLNTFNTYKGDREMQDDVTVVGFRV